Genomic segment of Helicobacter enhydrae:
TTTGTCAATGGTGCTTTGCTTGTGCCAACTTATCAAGATACAAATGACAATCTAGCATTGGACATTTTGCAGAAAGCACTGCCTGATAGGGAAGTGATTGGCATTGATTGCCAAACGCTCATCAAGCAACACGGGAGTTTGCATTGCGTGAGTATGCAGATTTATTGATTTGTGTGGGGCTATCGTAGAAAAATTGTAAAATACGGCATTTCAAAGATTTAGAAGTGTAAGGAGTGTAGTTTGAGTTGGATTGATCGTTATTTTGGTGTCAGTCGTGTTGGGAGTAGTATAAAAACCGAAGCTATCGCAGGTTTGACTACCTTTTTGGCAATGCTTTATATTATCCCGACGGCTTCTTCGATTCTTGCGGTATCAGGAATGCCCAAAGATGCGTTGATCACAGCAGTGATTTTGGCAACTTGTATTGCGACTTTGCTTAGTGGTTTGTGGGCAAAAGTGCCTGTTGCGATGAGTGTGGGAATGGGGCTAAATGCTTATTTTTCTTTTAGTATGGTCAAAACGATGGGGTTGAGCTGGGAGGAGGCATTGGGCGTTGTGTTTCTCTCTGGTGTGATTTTTTTGTTGGTTTCTTTGACCAAAATGCGTCAATGGTTGATTGGGAGCATTCCACTTGGTTTGAGGTTTGCACTTGCTGGAGGTTTGGGGGCTTTTATCGCAACGATTGGATTGTATTCTTCAGGGATCATCACCATTGCCCCAAGTGGTTTTCCTGCACTTGGTAAGCTCAATACCCCTCAGGTGTGGATTACGATTTTTGGCGTTTTGCTCACTTTGATTTTGTGTGCCAAACGCATACACTCTGCGTTTGTGATTGGGATTTTTTCTTGCTGTCTCATTGCGTGGGGTTTGCAAATCGCTCCTATGCCCAAAGAGTTTTTCTCTCTCCCGGCTTCGATTGCCCCCATTGCTTTCAAAATGGACATTTTGGGAGTTTTGTCCCTCTCTATCGTGCCTACGATTGTTTCTTTGCTTGTGCTTGATTTGTTTGATTCGCTTGGCACTCTTGCTGGAGTGGGGGCTAAGATTGGATTGTTCCAAAACCAAAACAATCAAGGCGATAAGGTGTTGGAAAAAACATTGGAAGTCGATGCGGCAGCCACGGTGATTGGGGCGAGTTTGGGCGTTTCGACGACTACGAGTTTCCTAGAGAGTGCTAGTGGGGTGAGCGAGGGTGGCAAAACAGGCTTGACCTCTGTTTTTTGTGCTTTGTTTTTCGCACTTTGTTTGTTTTTGTTTCCTTTGTTTGATTCGATTCCTTTGTTTGCGATTTATCCAAGTATGATTGTTGTGGGGGCGATGATGTTTTTGGAAGTGAGACGCATTGATTTTGCGGATTTGCCTACGGGATTGTCTGCGTTTTTTGCAATTATTTTGATGCCTTTGACTTATTCTATTGCCAATGGTTTGGCAGCTGGTTTTATTGTGTATATTTTTGCCTCTTTAGCTTTGAAGCAATATGAGCGAATCAACATCGGTGTATTGGTTTTGGGGGCATTGAGTGTTTTGCCTATATTGGTGCATGGATTTTTGATGCAAGGATAAGCTATGGAAGCGAAATTGATGGCTTTGGCGATTGAGACTTACAAGATCACTCTTTTGATTTCTCTGCCTATGTTGCTGGCTGGTTTGATTGTGGGGCTGATGGTGAGCATTTTTCAAGCCACGACGCAGATCAATGAGATGACACTGACATTTGTTCCCAAGATTTTGGCTGTGATTGTGGTGTTGATTTTTACACTTCCTTGGATGCTAAATATGGTGCTAGACTACACGCGTAGAGTGTTTGAGCTGATTCCAAGTTTTCCTTTTTAGACAATGCAAAGCAAACTGATTGATTTTTCCAAATACTCTAGTCTTCGGATTGGGGGTGCGATAGAAGTGGGGGTGGTGGAGTGTGTGGATGATTGGGCTAACAATGGAGTGATCATCGGCAAAGCAAACAATCTACTTGTATCCCCCAACGCCAAAAATCTATACATATTGGGCAAAAGCTTTGATTATTTTCAGGATTTTGGGGATTTGATTGAGGTGGGTGGGGGTGTGAGTAGCGGGAAGCTCTATAGCTATTTCAAAAAGCAAGACCTTGGAGGATTGGAGTTTTTGAGGGGGTTGCCCGGTAGTGTTGGTGGATTGGTGAAAATGAATGCAGGAATGAAGGAATATGAGATTTGTTTGAGTATCCATAGTGTTTTGCTTGATCAGGGTTGGGTGCCAAAAGAAGAGATAGCTTTTGATTATCGCAATAGTGGGATTGATTCTGTGATTTATGCAGTGAGGTTTTATAAACAAAAAGGCTTTAGGGAAGAGTTGGTTGAAGTGTTTGACAAAATGCGTCATACGCACCCAAAAGAGCCAAGCTGTGGGAGTTGTTTCAAAAATCCAAAGGGGGACTTTGCGGGGAGATTGCTAGAATCTGTAGGGCTTAGAGGATATAGCATAGGGGGCGTGGGATTTAGCCAAAAGCATTCTAATTTTTTGGTAAATCTTGGAGGTGGGACATTTGATGAGGCAATGGAGCTTATCGCTCTTGCCAAGAAGCGTGTTAGCGAAGCAAGTGGGATTGAACTTGAGTGTGAAGTGGTGGTGATTGACTCGCTACCTTAATGCTTTTTGCCCTTTTAAATCCTTGTCGTAGTCTTGATTTCCAATCATTCTCTTGCGTTTTGTATCAAAATCTTTGGAAACTATACTTCTGCTAGATTGAGATTCTGCGGTTTTGATACCCAAGAGATCAAGGATTGTATGGATCAAATCATCAGTCATATAAGGACGATTGAGGGAGGCTTGAATCTTTTGCACAATCTCTGGATGTTTTTGCTTAAAAATATCACTCACATAAATCATCATTGGGATTTCAAGCTGAAAACGACTTGCAGGATTTGATCCGTGACCTACAAACTCACCTAGCTCATGCACTTCTTCTCCGTGATCAGAAAAATAAAGCACTAGAGCATCTTTGGACGCAAAGCGTTTGAAAATCTCGCTGACAATATAGTCATTGTAAAAAATAGCATTATCATATTGTGTAATACGGCGTTGATGGGTGTTAAAGGCTGGGATTGGAAAAAGCTCAAATGCTTTGGGATAGCGACTTTGATATGTTCCGTGTGTGCCCATCAAATGAAAGACATAAAAACCCTTTTGAGATGTGATGTTTGCGCTATCAAAGGCTTGAAGCAATCTTTCATCAAAACCTGTATATTGTTCAGCAACAAAATTACTATATTGAGCAAGAGAGCCGATGAGTGAGGGTGGATAAGGGTAAATCGGAGGTTCTTGATTGGAAAACCAATAGGTTGGATATTGTGTTTGCACAATAGAGACGAGGTTTGCTTGTTGATACCAAGGGGTTTTTGCATTTTCATAATTTGCAAAAGTTAGAACGGTTTGCAAAGATAGATTAGTCTGTGCGTGAGGAGAGATAACATCTGTGAAAACAAAGAGATTGCCCTGTTGTTGGAGTTTGATGAGATTGGGGGTGTTTGGCTTGGGGTAGCCATAAAGTTGCATATGCCCTCTTTGTGTGGATTCTCCGATAATAAGCGCAAAGTTTGCAATATTTGTTTTGCTCTCTGTTTGGATATCAATTTGTGTAGAACGCAGTTGGGTTTTGAGCTTTTGGACTGCTTGTAGCATTGACTCAATCTCTTTGCTAACAAAATGCAATTTGGTGGCAAAGCCTAGTGGTGTTATATAAGAGATTTCAGGGCGTGCCCAATAATAATATCCTGGCTTATAAATCGTCCTAATATGAATTGCGAAGTTGATAAAGCCAAAGAGACAAAAAGCCAAAAAAGCATAGTAGATTTTAGATGGAACTTTAAGAGTGATTTTGAGCCAATAAAAGATAGACAAGAGAATAAAAACAAGATAAATGCCCAAAAGCTTCCAATTTAGATAGGTTTCTAGAAATTCAACACTTTCTTTGGAGTTTGTTTCAAAGGCAGTGAAAGCCATATTTAGATTAAAAGCGTGTTTGAACCAATACACACAAAAAATATCTACTGCAAAGCAAATGATTGAAATAACTAGAATCACAAAGAACACAAAACGCCATAAGGGGGGGGCAGAATGGAAAGAAACCACAAGAACAATGCCGACATCGAGCTACCTATCAGCATATTTCTCCAAGTGACAAAGCTATAATTTTCCGCTCCCCCAAATACTTGAGAGAATGTAAAGAATGGTGAGATAAACGAAGCCTTTGATTAGAAAATCGCGTTTTTGTGCCATCAGTATCCTTTTGGTTAAATATTTTATGGTGTTGAGAGATGATTTATGATTGCTCTTTGAGCCTTTGTTGGGCTAGAGTTTCAACCTCTTGGATAAAAGCCTCTAGGAGCTGATCTTCTTTGAGCTTGCATAAGATTTTGCCATCTTTGATAATCAATCCATCTTTGTTTCCAAATGCAATAGCAATGTCTGCGTGTTTGGCTTCACCCAAAGCATTCACAGCACAACCCATTACACTAAGTTGCAATGGGACTTTGATGTGTGAGGTGCGTTTTTCTACTTCCTCTACCATTTTGACAAGATTGGCTTCAATCCTTCCGCAAGTGGGGCAAGAGATGATATTCACCCCCTCTTTTAAGCGTCCGCTATAACGCAAAATATTGCGTGCAACTTTGACTTCTTCTTCCAATTCTCCTGTGATTGAGACTCTCATCGTATCGCCAATCCCATTGAGGAGTAGATGTCCCAAAGCCATCGAACTTTTGATCATTGAATGTTGCAGTGTCCCTGCTTCTGTTACGCCAAGATGAAAGGGATAGGGGATTTCTTCTTGAGCTAGGAGTGTGTAGGCTTCGATCGTGCGTGCCACATCACTTGCTTTGAGCGAGATTTTGATGTCTTCAAATCCGCAATCCTCCAAAAGCTTGATGTTATAAAGTGCTGATTGCACCATTGCTTGAGGGGTGGGACCATATTTGGTTTCAAATTGTTTTTCCAAACTTCCACTATTCACACCAATGCGAATGGGGATTTTGCGTGCTTTGCAAGCATCGGCTACAGCTTTGATGCGTTCTTGACTTCCGATATTTCCGGGATTGATTCTGATCGCATCTACGCTTTCAGAGGCGATGAGAGCAAGTTTGTAACGGAAATGAATGTCTGCCACAATGGGAAGTGGGGAAATGTCTTTTAGGGCTTTGAGAGCTAGGGCGTCTTTGTCGTCACTGACTGCGACACGCACGATGTGGCACCCCGCAAGAGCCAAACGATCGATTTGGGCTTTTGTGGCTTCTATATCGCAAGTTTTGCTAAAAGTCATACTTTGAATAGCAATGGGTGCATCTCCACCTATTGCGACATTGCCGATAAAAATTTGTTTGGTTTTACGGCGTGGTTTCATCTCTAGCCTTTGTTATTTGAAAATTTGGCTAGATTCTAGCATAATGCGTTTTTATTTTGTAAGGAGAGAGTGTGAAGATTTTGGTGAGTGCTTTGGAGGCAAGTTCAAATCTGCATCTTAATGAGCTTAGAAAACATCTCGATGGGGTTGAGTTTGTGGGGATTTATGAATTTGAGGACACTCAAGGGATTTATACGCCCAAAGATTTTTCTGTGATGGGCTTTGTTGATGTGGTGAAAAAGCTTTTTTTTATCCGAAGTGTATTTAAAGAAATGCTTGAGTTAGCAATGCAGGCAGATGTGGTGTTGTTGCTTGATAGCTCAAGTTTTCATATCCCTCTAGCCAAAGCTATCAAAAAACGCAATCCCTCAAAACGAATCATCTACTACATTTTGCCACAAGTGTGGGCGTGGAAACCTTGGCGTATCGCAACAATCAAAAGGGTTTTTGATGAGCTTTATGGAATCTTGCCTTTTGAGATAGGGTTGTATGGTGGGAAGGCGGAATATATCGGACACCCTTTGCTTGATGAGCTAGTTTTGCAAAAAACTGCGGTGCAAAAAGAGGGGAGCATAGTGTTTATGCCCGGAAGTCGTCAAGGAGAAATTGCGCGCATTTTCCCTATTATGTGTGAAGTGGCAAAGGCAATGCCAAATGAAAAAAAGGTGCTAGTGATACCTCCATTTTTTGATTCAAAAGATTTAGATGATTTTTATGGTGAAAACATCAAGCATTTTGAGCTTAGCTTTGATAGCAACAAGGCTTTGTATGAGGCGAAGTTCGCATTTATTTGCAGTGGCACGGCTACTTTGCAATCTACCATCATTGGCACACCATTTGTTCTGTGCTATAAGGCAAAAAAAATAGATGAATGGATTGTGAGGCATTTGATCAAGATTGATTATATAGGTTTGGCAAATATTTTGGCGACTTCTTTTATGGATGAGGCTTTGCATTTGGAGCTGATACAGCAAGACTGCGAGGCTCCCAAGCTTTTGCAAGCATACCGCGAGATGGATGCCAAGGAGTTTTTTACCAAAGCACAAAAAATCAAACAATATCTCAAATCTGGAAGTAGTGCCAATCTAGCACAGAGGATTTTGGCTCCTCAAGGGAGCCTGAAAGAGTGATTATTCTTCAAGCAAAATTGCGATTTTGCCATTGGGTTTGAGGGTGAGGTAGATCTCTTTTTGGCTATCGGAGCTATAGGAGAGCTTGTCTTTTTTGTAGGCATTGTATTTTTGCTCAAAAGTGATGCGAAAGATTTTTTCATTGTCTTCATTGGGGTAGGGGATCACATTGATATTGAGCAAACGAATGGATTTGCTTTCTTTTTTGGCAAAAATGCGTGCTTTGTATTTGGCGTATTTTTCATAATTTGTGCCGTTTGATTTGCGAAAATCTGGACTATAAAAACTCATATAGCGTTCATAGTCATTTTTTTGCCAAGCGTTTTTCCAACGATAGAGCTCAGAGAGGATGCTTGCAAGCTCTTGATTGCTTGGCGGGGTGTAGGTGTTTTCATAGACTATAAGAATCGTTTGATCAGGATTGATGTATTTTTCGTATTTTTTGATAATCTCATTTTCAATCGCAATACAACCCTTGGTGTTGAGCTCATCGCGATTGCCATTTAGGGGCATCCCGTGTATCCAAATCCCATAGCCTGTTCTTTTGAGAGATTTGTCATAGGCATTTGGGTATGAGGTGACAAATGCCATCGGTCCATAATATTGGTCTAGCTTTGTGAGTTTGTTTGTGAGGTCATAGACTCCTAGTGGAGTTGTCAAATCCCCGCTTGTTTTTTTCTCTCCACTTCCTGAACCAACCAAAGCATCGCTTTCTCCGATTTGAGTGAGCTTCCCATAATCAAAACGATACAGACTAAGGTCGGGCTTACTTTTGTTTGACACAAAGATGTATTCAATTTTTTCATAGTAGCCAAATTGGGTATCTTGCAGACTTAGGGCGTTGATCCAGTATTCTTTTTGTTCTAGCAATTCTTGGATATTTTGATCTACGCGATCAAGTCTAGCTTGACGATAGTCATTGACGATTTTGAGCAAATTTTGCGTTGCAAAATCATCGGCGTGGATCGTGTTTGCACTCAATAAACACAATAGGGAAAACATCAATGTATTTTTTTTCACTTTTTGCCTTTTGGTTTGAAGTTTAAACTTATGAATCAAAATCATAACCTATTTTCTTAAGTTCTTCTTTGGATTTATTCCAATTTTTATTGACAAAAACATTCAGTCGCAAGAAAATCTTTTTTTCCTCAAGCCTTTCGAGTTTGAGACGCACATTTTTGCCAATGCGTTTGATACATTCTCCGTTTTTGCCGATCACCATTGCTTTTTGGCTTTCTTTTTGCACAATGATTTTTGCAAAAATCTCATTAATCCCTTGTTTGTGGATGTATTTTTCGATGATGACATCGCTTTGATAGGGGATTTCATCGCTTAGGTTTTCAAAAATAGCCTCTCTAATCATCTCTTTGCAAATCTCACGCATATTTGAAGTGGTCAAAATGTCGTCTTCAAAAAGTGCAGGAGATGATGGCAAATGCTTGGCAATCTCATTGAGCAACTGCGTAAAATCAAAATGCTTTTTGCAATGGATGGGGAATAGTGAAGCAAAATATGGAGCCTCTTGCTGATACAAGGCGATTTTTTGGAGAATCTGCTCTTGCGTCACTTTGTCGCATTGTGTCAATAAAAGGATGTGTGGCTTGTGATTGTTGAGTTCCAAAAAGTTTCGATAATGCGATAAATCATCATAAACTGGAGCCAAAAAGAGATTGAGATCACAATCTCCCATCGCTTTGAGGGCTTCTTGTAGCATAAATTGATTGAGCAATTTTTCTTGCTGATGGATGCCCGGAGTATCTACAAAAATGATTTGAGCCTCTTTTTGATCAAAAGTGTGGTTGATGATGAAATTCATTCTTTTGCGTGTGGCATTTGCTTTGTGTGAAACTAGGGCTAATTGCTCTCCGCAAAGCGTGTTGAGTAGGGTGGATTTCCCAGCATTTGGACGCCCCAAAACACCGACAAACCCCGCCCTCATTTAGAGAATATACCTTGCAAGATCGACATTTTCTACCAAATGTGCTAGTTTTTCACGCACCAAATCTGCATCAATCACGATTTGCTCCCCCTTGTGTTGATGAGCATTGAAGCTAATATCTTCCAAAACCTTTTCTATAGTCGTATGTAAGCGTCTAGCCCCGATATCTTCGGTTTTTTGATTGGCTTGGATAGAGAGCTTGGCAAGTTCCTCAATCGCTTGAGGGGTGAAAACAAGCTCCACTCCCTCAGTCGCTAGGAGAGCGTGGTATTGCTCAAGCAGAGAGTTTTTGGTCTTTGTGAGGATTTTGACCATCGCCTCTTCATCAAGGCAATCTAGCTCGACACGCAATGGGAATCTCCCTTGAAGTTCGGGTATCAAATCACTGGGCTTGCTGAGATGAAATGCCCCTGCTGCGATGAAAAGAATATGATCTGTTGCGATCTGTCCATACTTGGTATGCACATTGCTGCCCTCCACAATGGGCAACAAATCTCTTTGCACTCCCTCTTTGCTAGGATCGCTTCTTGAAGAATCTTTGCTCCCCACAGCGATTTTGTCGATCTCATCGATAAAAATAATTCCTCCATTTTCAGCTCTTTTGATTGCTTCAAGTTTGATTTTTTCTTGATCTAGAGTGTTTTCAAGTGCTTCACTTTTGAGCATTTCTTTGGCTTCTTTGACACTCATTTCTTTTTTGATATTTTGAGTGGGGGCGATGATTTTGATGATTGATTCTTGAGCTTTCATCATTTCTGGAGGCAAACCCAAATCGCCCAAATCACTTTTTTTGCTGATTTCAATCTCGATTGTCAGATGATCCATTGAGCCATTGGCAACTTTTTCTTTCATTGTTTCAAAGCTTTTTTTGTAGCTCTCTTGTTTTTCCTCTGAAGCAGAGGAGGGTAGGGGTGGCAGAAGTTTTTTGGCGATTTTTTGGATGATGTAGTCTTGTATCGCTTCTTGATGCTTTTCTTGATGCTCTTGTTGCACGAGATTGAGAGCGACATTGACCAAATCACGCACCATTGATTCTACATCACGCCCCACAAAGCCCACCTCTGTGTATTTGCTTGCTTCAACTTTGACAAATGGCAGGTTGAGCATTTTTGCCATTCTTCTAGCGATTTCTGTTTTTCCAACTCCTGTTGAGCCAATCATTAGGATGTTTTTTGGTGTGATTTCTTCTTGCATTTCTTTGTCAAGCTGGAAACGACGATAGCGATTTCTTAGTGCAATCGCAATGCTTTTTTTGGCTTCTTTTTGTCCGATGATGTATTCATCAAGATAAGTCACGATTTCTGGTGGTGTTAAAGTCTGTTTGTCTATCATCAAAGCTCCAAAATTTTGATATTTGTGTTGGTGTAAATGCACAATTCCCCTGCAATTTTTAGCGATTCTTCTACGAGTGTTTTTGGATCAAGGTGGGCGAACTGGTGCAACGCCCTTGCAGAGCTCAACGCATAATTCCCCCCACTTCCAATCGCTGCGATTTGACCATCCTCTGGCTCCAAAACATCACCCGTGCCACTCAAAATATAGATGTGATCCTCGTTGAGGACAATCATCATCGCTTCAAGGCGTCTCAAATATTTGTCCTTACGCCATTCTTTGGAAAAGTCAAGAATGCTTTTGAGCAAATCGCCCTTTTTGGATTCCAAAATGCGTTCAAACATATCAAACAATTGAAAAGCATCAGCCGTGCTTCCTGCAAAGCCACTCAAAATCTTGCCATTATAGAGTTTGCGTATCTTTGTGGCATTGGCTTTGACCACACAATTCCCTAGTGTCACTTGTCCATCTCCCCCGATGACTGCATATTTTTTGCCTTCAAACTCTGTGCGATAGCCCAAAATCGTCGTTGCGTCAAACACTTTTAATCTCCCAATACTTCAAGGTGAAACTTGGCGTGTATGCCATTGCCTAGATTGGCACAAACCTCATAGCTTCCTGTGTGCTTGATTGATGTGTCTATCTCGATATGCTTTTTGTCGATGCTGATATGGTGCTGTGCTTGCAATGCTTGAGAAATCTCATCTTTTGTGATTGCTCCAAAAAGTGCACCGCTTTCACCTGCTTTTTTGCTCAATACGATCTTTAGCTCTTGGAGTTGTTTGGCTAGAGCTTGTCTTTGTGCCTCTTGGAGTGCGAGCTGCTCTTGTAGGTTTTTTTGCTCTGCTTTGTAGCGATTGATCACCTCATTTGTCGCGTGCTTCGCTTTGCCTTTGGCAATCAAAAAATTTTGACCATATCCGTCTTTGACCTCAACGACATCTCCCTTTTTCCCTAAGGACTGAATGTTTTCTAACAAAAGAACCTTCATTGATATTCTCCTAAATGCTGGATTTTGAAATATTGTAGCAAAAATAACTTTTAGACAAGTTATCTTTGGCTTTTATTGAGAATCTTTAGAAGTCGCTTGATCTGCTGTCTGCTCTGACTGAAGCGATTTGATGAGATTGGTGATGACAACTAAGACAGAGTTTTTGAGTGCGTTTTTTTCATCATTGACATCAACACTTGCCCCATCCCCCATCCCTAGAATTTTTTTACCTTCTGTCACAATCGTTGAAGTGCCGACTTCTTTGCGTAGTTCTTTTTCATTGCTGAAGTTAAAAGTGACGATTGCTTGGAGAGTGTTTTGGGTTTTGGTGCTGAAGGTTTGCTTCTCTTCTGCATTGTGGATTTGCACTTTGTAGTCAATATTGGCAACATAGCCATCACTTGGGTTTTGATCCTGTGTGAGTGTGACGCAATTTGTGCTCAAAATGACTTCTTTGAGGAGGGAGGCGAATTCTTGCTGAGAGATCGTGGCAAAGCCCTCTTTTTTGATGATATTTTGAATCTTAAGCGTTGTGATGGGGTGATGGCAAAGCTTGTTTTGAGAAAAAATGACTTGTTGTGTCGCACATCCACTGAAGATAAAAATAGCCAATAGAGTGGATAGAAATAGAAGTTGTTTTGGCATTGTGACCTCGCTTTGATTTTGATTAATAGAGTTGGCATTATATTGAATTTTGATACTTAAATGAAGTTTTTCAAATGATTGGTGTCTGTTTGGTGGTTCAAATTTCATTTAATTGGATATTGCAGATTGTGTTTTTGGGATTGGTTTGACAGATACGCATTTTTTAGATTTTTGTATCTTTGCTTTGGATAAAAGCATACTTTCTACTTTTTCAAGCACGGCTTAGAGTTTCTTTTCAAGTTGGCTTGAGCGAAGCACCCTTTATGCAATCCTAGAATCCCCTAAGATCTTTCTTAAGGGGGGCAAGGGGAACTTAAAGCAAGCGTTCCCCTTATCCCCCTTAACAACCCCCATAACCCCAGCATTGCATTAGCAAGGCTCGTTCAAGATTACATTGACTTGGAATCTTTTTTGGTTCTACAAGGTTAGTTTGGTCAGCGGTTTGCATTGCCTTTATGAAATAGTGATGGTTTATATATTTTGTGATTTTTTAAAAAGTTGTAACAAGATTCTAAGAATATAAGAAATAAATACAAAAACTAGATTCAAAGAAAAACCACCAAACACAATAAAACAAAAATATTGCACTCTATCGTTAGGTTGTCACACAAAAAAGCGGGCAGGGGTTTGGGGGATTTTAAGGGGGATAAGGGGGGT
This window contains:
- a CDS encoding NCS2 family permease — translated: MSWIDRYFGVSRVGSSIKTEAIAGLTTFLAMLYIIPTASSILAVSGMPKDALITAVILATCIATLLSGLWAKVPVAMSVGMGLNAYFSFSMVKTMGLSWEEALGVVFLSGVIFLLVSLTKMRQWLIGSIPLGLRFALAGGLGAFIATIGLYSSGIITIAPSGFPALGKLNTPQVWITIFGVLLTLILCAKRIHSAFVIGIFSCCLIAWGLQIAPMPKEFFSLPASIAPIAFKMDILGVLSLSIVPTIVSLLVLDLFDSLGTLAGVGAKIGLFQNQNNQGDKVLEKTLEVDAAATVIGASLGVSTTTSFLESASGVSEGGKTGLTSVFCALFFALCLFLFPLFDSIPLFAIYPSMIVVGAMMFLEVRRIDFADLPTGLSAFFAIILMPLTYSIANGLAAGFIVYIFASLALKQYERINIGVLVLGALSVLPILVHGFLMQG
- the fliQ gene encoding flagellar biosynthesis protein FliQ produces the protein MEAKLMALAIETYKITLLISLPMLLAGLIVGLMVSIFQATTQINEMTLTFVPKILAVIVVLIFTLPWMLNMVLDYTRRVFELIPSFPF
- a CDS encoding UDP-N-acetylmuramate dehydrogenase → MQSKLIDFSKYSSLRIGGAIEVGVVECVDDWANNGVIIGKANNLLVSPNAKNLYILGKSFDYFQDFGDLIEVGGGVSSGKLYSYFKKQDLGGLEFLRGLPGSVGGLVKMNAGMKEYEICLSIHSVLLDQGWVPKEEIAFDYRNSGIDSVIYAVRFYKQKGFREELVEVFDKMRHTHPKEPSCGSCFKNPKGDFAGRLLESVGLRGYSIGGVGFSQKHSNFLVNLGGGTFDEAMELIALAKKRVSEASGIELECEVVVIDSLP
- a CDS encoding phosphoethanolamine transferase; its protein translation is MFFVILVISIICFAVDIFCVYWFKHAFNLNMAFTAFETNSKESVEFLETYLNWKLLGIYLVFILLSIFYWLKITLKVPSKIYYAFLAFCLFGFINFAIHIRTIYKPGYYYWARPEISYITPLGFATKLHFVSKEIESMLQAVQKLKTQLRSTQIDIQTESKTNIANFALIIGESTQRGHMQLYGYPKPNTPNLIKLQQQGNLFVFTDVISPHAQTNLSLQTVLTFANYENAKTPWYQQANLVSIVQTQYPTYWFSNQEPPIYPYPPSLIGSLAQYSNFVAEQYTGFDERLLQAFDSANITSQKGFYVFHLMGTHGTYQSRYPKAFELFPIPAFNTHQRRITQYDNAIFYNDYIVSEIFKRFASKDALVLYFSDHGEEVHELGEFVGHGSNPASRFQLEIPMMIYVSDIFKQKHPEIVQKIQASLNRPYMTDDLIHTILDLLGIKTAESQSSRSIVSKDFDTKRKRMIGNQDYDKDLKGQKALR
- the ispG gene encoding flavodoxin-dependent (E)-4-hydroxy-3-methylbut-2-enyl-diphosphate synthase, which produces MKPRRKTKQIFIGNVAIGGDAPIAIQSMTFSKTCDIEATKAQIDRLALAGCHIVRVAVSDDKDALALKALKDISPLPIVADIHFRYKLALIASESVDAIRINPGNIGSQERIKAVADACKARKIPIRIGVNSGSLEKQFETKYGPTPQAMVQSALYNIKLLEDCGFEDIKISLKASDVARTIEAYTLLAQEEIPYPFHLGVTEAGTLQHSMIKSSMALGHLLLNGIGDTMRVSITGELEEEVKVARNILRYSGRLKEGVNIISCPTCGRIEANLVKMVEEVEKRTSHIKVPLQLSVMGCAVNALGEAKHADIAIAFGNKDGLIIKDGKILCKLKEDQLLEAFIQEVETLAQQRLKEQS
- the lpxB gene encoding lipid-A-disaccharide synthase: MKILVSALEASSNLHLNELRKHLDGVEFVGIYEFEDTQGIYTPKDFSVMGFVDVVKKLFFIRSVFKEMLELAMQADVVLLLDSSSFHIPLAKAIKKRNPSKRIIYYILPQVWAWKPWRIATIKRVFDELYGILPFEIGLYGGKAEYIGHPLLDELVLQKTAVQKEGSIVFMPGSRQGEIARIFPIMCEVAKAMPNEKKVLVIPPFFDSKDLDDFYGENIKHFELSFDSNKALYEAKFAFICSGTATLQSTIIGTPFVLCYKAKKIDEWIVRHLIKIDYIGLANILATSFMDEALHLELIQQDCEAPKLLQAYREMDAKEFFTKAQKIKQYLKSGSSANLAQRILAPQGSLKE
- a CDS encoding L,D-transpeptidase family protein produces the protein MKKNTLMFSLLCLLSANTIHADDFATQNLLKIVNDYRQARLDRVDQNIQELLEQKEYWINALSLQDTQFGYYEKIEYIFVSNKSKPDLSLYRFDYGKLTQIGESDALVGSGSGEKKTSGDLTTPLGVYDLTNKLTKLDQYYGPMAFVTSYPNAYDKSLKRTGYGIWIHGMPLNGNRDELNTKGCIAIENEIIKKYEKYINPDQTILIVYENTYTPPSNQELASILSELYRWKNAWQKNDYERYMSFYSPDFRKSNGTNYEKYAKYKARIFAKKESKSIRLLNINVIPYPNEDNEKIFRITFEQKYNAYKKDKLSYSSDSQKEIYLTLKPNGKIAILLEE
- the era gene encoding GTPase Era; this translates as MRAGFVGVLGRPNAGKSTLLNTLCGEQLALVSHKANATRKRMNFIINHTFDQKEAQIIFVDTPGIHQQEKLLNQFMLQEALKAMGDCDLNLFLAPVYDDLSHYRNFLELNNHKPHILLLTQCDKVTQEQILQKIALYQQEAPYFASLFPIHCKKHFDFTQLLNEIAKHLPSSPALFEDDILTTSNMREICKEMIREAIFENLSDEIPYQSDVIIEKYIHKQGINEIFAKIIVQKESQKAMVIGKNGECIKRIGKNVRLKLERLEEKKIFLRLNVFVNKNWNKSKEELKKIGYDFDS
- the hslU gene encoding HslU--HslV peptidase ATPase subunit, whose protein sequence is MDKQTLTPPEIVTYLDEYIIGQKEAKKSIAIALRNRYRRFQLDKEMQEEITPKNILMIGSTGVGKTEIARRMAKMLNLPFVKVEASKYTEVGFVGRDVESMVRDLVNVALNLVQQEHQEKHQEAIQDYIIQKIAKKLLPPLPSSASEEKQESYKKSFETMKEKVANGSMDHLTIEIEISKKSDLGDLGLPPEMMKAQESIIKIIAPTQNIKKEMSVKEAKEMLKSEALENTLDQEKIKLEAIKRAENGGIIFIDEIDKIAVGSKDSSRSDPSKEGVQRDLLPIVEGSNVHTKYGQIATDHILFIAAGAFHLSKPSDLIPELQGRFPLRVELDCLDEEAMVKILTKTKNSLLEQYHALLATEGVELVFTPQAIEELAKLSIQANQKTEDIGARRLHTTIEKVLEDISFNAHQHKGEQIVIDADLVREKLAHLVENVDLARYIL
- the hslV gene encoding ATP-dependent protease subunit HslV, whose product is MFDATTILGYRTEFEGKKYAVIGGDGQVTLGNCVVKANATKIRKLYNGKILSGFAGSTADAFQLFDMFERILESKKGDLLKSILDFSKEWRKDKYLRRLEAMMIVLNEDHIYILSGTGDVLEPEDGQIAAIGSGGNYALSSARALHQFAHLDPKTLVEESLKIAGELCIYTNTNIKILEL